The following coding sequences lie in one Labrus bergylta chromosome 5, fLabBer1.1, whole genome shotgun sequence genomic window:
- the LOC110005079 gene encoding membrane-spanning 4-domains subfamily A member 15 isoform X12 produces the protein MTSSVSASAGGVLVVTQVYPPNSQHQGQQVCEGMQTFSRAHPLAVGTVQIIIGAMVFLFGVAMVATQPFFLAVYSGFFVWGAAFYITAGSLTVAAGKSFNRCLVNTTLGFNVVASVASGTAIILYTMDATIWFCYDCPYLNQMHGISGVLAVFHLLEFIVSITVSAFACKATCNCGRQQQPFYIIPGNASMGPQAVPTFEAASASVTLPPPQMVNLHKEGLTVPEPPAYDVN, from the exons ATGACTTCGTCAGTGTCAGCCTCAGCAGGTGGAGTGCTGGTAGTCACCCAGGTGTACCCTCCTAATTCTCAGCACCAAGGGCAGCAGGTGTGTGAGGGGATGCAGACGTTCAGCCGGGCACACCCGCTTGCTGTCGGG ACGGTGCAGATCATTATTGGTGCGATGGTGTTTTTGTTCGGGGTTGCCATGGTTGCCACCCAACCATTCTTTCTGGCGGTGTACAGTGGTTTCTTCGTATGGGGAGCTGCGTTT TACATCACAGCCGGCTCTCTCACAGTGGCTGCTGGGAAATCTTTCAACCGCTGCCTG GTAAACACCACTCTGGGGTTTAACGTGGTTGCCTCGGTGGCGTCGGGTACGGCCATCATCCTGTACACTATGGACGCTACAATATGGTTTTGCTACGATTGCCCCTACCTG aaTCAGATGCACGGTATCTCGGGGGTCCTGGCCGTGTTCCATTTATTGGAGTTCATTGTTTCCATCACCGTCTCAGCGTTCGCCTGTAAGGCTACCTGTAACTGTGGCAGACAG cagcagccGTTCTACATCATTCCTGGAAATGCTTCAATGGGTCCACAAGCTGTTCCCACTTTCGAAGCTGCGTCGGCCTCCGTGACTCTGCCCCCCCCACAG
- the LOC110005079 gene encoding membrane-spanning 4-domains subfamily A member 15 isoform X11 — MTSSVSASAGGVLVVTQVYPPNSQHQGQQVCEGMQTFSRAHPLAVGTVQIIIGAMVFLFGVAMVATQPFFLAVYSGFFVWGAAFYITAGSLTVAAGKSFNRCLVNTTLGFNVVASVASGTAIILYTMDATIWFCYDCPYLNQMHGISGVLAVFHLLEFIVSITVSAFACKATCNCGRQQQQPFYIIPGNASMGPQAVPTFEAASASVTLPPPQMVNLHKEGLTVPEPPAYDVN, encoded by the exons ATGACTTCGTCAGTGTCAGCCTCAGCAGGTGGAGTGCTGGTAGTCACCCAGGTGTACCCTCCTAATTCTCAGCACCAAGGGCAGCAGGTGTGTGAGGGGATGCAGACGTTCAGCCGGGCACACCCGCTTGCTGTCGGG ACGGTGCAGATCATTATTGGTGCGATGGTGTTTTTGTTCGGGGTTGCCATGGTTGCCACCCAACCATTCTTTCTGGCGGTGTACAGTGGTTTCTTCGTATGGGGAGCTGCGTTT TACATCACAGCCGGCTCTCTCACAGTGGCTGCTGGGAAATCTTTCAACCGCTGCCTG GTAAACACCACTCTGGGGTTTAACGTGGTTGCCTCGGTGGCGTCGGGTACGGCCATCATCCTGTACACTATGGACGCTACAATATGGTTTTGCTACGATTGCCCCTACCTG aaTCAGATGCACGGTATCTCGGGGGTCCTGGCCGTGTTCCATTTATTGGAGTTCATTGTTTCCATCACCGTCTCAGCGTTCGCCTGTAAGGCTACCTGTAACTGTGGCAGACAG cagcagcagccGTTCTACATCATTCCTGGAAATGCTTCAATGGGTCCACAAGCTGTTCCCACTTTCGAAGCTGCGTCGGCCTCCGTGACTCTGCCCCCCCCACAG